One segment of Erigeron canadensis isolate Cc75 chromosome 2, C_canadensis_v1, whole genome shotgun sequence DNA contains the following:
- the LOC122589893 gene encoding uncharacterized protein LOC122589893, with protein MHQYIPRLTTLFFFFFFLLLQEDKNGETLSENSCISSNTDTLSPPSKNSSISSNTELPEMITRKRKRSHGEEEEESSGTFYLEPPIFHVDLPRPYGVYHDHSHDRCGLNYRYAEDDDDYFDF; from the exons ATGCATCAATATATACCTCGCCTCACGAcgcttttctttttctttttctttcttttgctgCAGGAGGATAAAAATGGGGAAACATTGAGCGAGAATTCATGCATCAGCTCCAACACTGATACACTTTCGCCACCGAGCAAGAATTCAAGCATCAGCTCCAACACTG AGCTACCTGAGATGATTACTAGAAAAAGAAAGAGGTCTCAtggggaggaggaggaggaatcAAGTGGTACGTTCTACCTTGAACCACCAATTTTTCACGTGGATCTTCCTAGACCTTATGGGGTGTATCATGACCACAGCCACGACCGCTGTGGCCTGAACTATCGTTATGCTGAGGACGACGACGATTACTTTGATTTTTAG
- the LOC122590062 gene encoding uncharacterized protein LOC122590062 produces the protein MEEEEALTGDEKVAMEILEKEFDWYTVVREYVNKTFGWSEPRIKDDDRTHFLKFMKEMGKTREALCDLMESSAEILLSDLKSLINDERAKFYNYSFEISHKVSDLAFKGYLASFQPSSSSKNSLPFSNSDFKEDKDGKTSSENSSISSNTSTLSSLSENSSISSDTEPPEMITRKRERNRGEETFYLAPPTVEVDIPRRYGEYHCHHHDHRCGKNFRFLEEADDYFDF, from the exons atggaagaagaagaagcattGACGGGTGACGAAAAAGTTGCGATGGAAATACTGGAGAAAGAATTTGATTGGTACACTGTTGTGAGAGAATACGTGAACAAAACTTTCGGATGGTCGGAGCCTCGCATTAAAGACGACGACAGGACACACTTCCTGAAATTCATGAAGGAGATGGGCAAAACACGTGAGGCTTTGTGTGATCTGATGGAATCCTCCGCCGAAATCCTCCTCTCGGACCTCAAGTCGTTGATCAATGACGAAAGAGCCAAGTTCTACAATTACTCGTTTGAGATCAGCCATAAGGTCTCCGATCTCGCCTTCAAGGGTTACTTGGCTTCCTTTcaaccttcttcttcttctaagaATTCTCTTCCTTTTTCCAATTCCGATTTCAAG GAGGATAAAGATGGGAAAACATCGAGTGAGAATTCAAGCATCAGCTCCAACACTAGTACACTTTCGTCACTGAGCGAGAATTCAAGCATCAGCTCTGACACTG AGCCACCTGAGATGATTACtagaaaaagagagaggaatCGTGGGGAGGAGACATTCTACCTAGCACCACCAACTGTTGAAGTGGATATTCCTAGACGTTATGGGGAGTATCATTGCCACCACCACGACCACCGCTGTGGCAAGAACTTTCGTTTTCTTGAGGAAGCGGATGATTACTTTGATTTTTAG
- the LOC122588486 gene encoding histidine biosynthesis bifunctional protein hisIE, chloroplastic, whose amino-acid sequence MAFVQFNGLRSLQVSSCESVVNPFSRQSQCETFNSRCFAIKACIKKADQDIHLESKLNSVLDSVKWDEKGLAVAIAQNVDSGAILMQGFANREALATTIASKKATFYSRSRSTLWTKGETSLNFINVHDIFLDCDRDSIIYLGKPDGPTCHTGSETCYYTSILDSLNEPQIEQNNLALTTLYSLESTLARRKEELSAPVQGKPSWTKRLLLDDKLLCSKIREEADEFCRTLEENEDESRTLSEMADVLYHEMVLLIRRGLKFEDVLEVLRCRFTQSGIDEKNSRKAKSIK is encoded by the exons ATGGCGTTTGTACAATTTAACGGACTTCGATCTCTGCAAGTTTCTTCATGCGAAAGTGTTGTTAACCCATTTAGCAGACAGTCACAATGTGAGACATTCAACAGTAGATGTTTTGCTATCAAGGCTTGTATTAAGAAAGCTGATCAAGATATTCATCTTGAATCTAAG CTAAATTCAGTATTGGACAGTGTGAAATGGGATGAAAAGGGTTTGGCTGTGGCCATAGCTCAAAATGTTGACTCGGGAGCAATTTTAATGCAAGGATTTGCCAATAGGGAGGCACTTGCCACTACAATTGCTTCCAAGAAAGCAACGTTCTATAGcagatcaagatcaacattGTGGACAAAAGGAGAGACCTCACTTAATTTCATCAACGTTCATGATATCTTCCTTGACTGTGATCGTGATTCT ATTATATACCTTGGAAAGCCTGATGGCCCTACTTGTCATACCGGATCTGAAACTTGCTATTATACATCCATTTTAGACTCTCTGAATGAACCACAG ATTGAACAAAATAATCTGGCATTGACGACATTGTACTCACTGGAATCCACACTTGCCCGAAGAAAGGAAGAACTGTCAGCACCTGTACAAGGCAAACCATCATGGACAAAGCGTTTATTGCTTGATGACAAGTTATTGTGCTCAAAGATCAG GGAAGAAGCGGACGAATTCTGCAGAACACTGGAAGAGAATGAAGATGAATCACGAACTTTATCAGAGATGGCAGACGTATTATATCATGAAATGGTTTTATTAATCCGCAGAGGTTTAAAATTTGAAGATGTTCTTGAGGTTCTTAGATGCAGATTTACTCAATCAGGCATTGATGAAAAGAATAGTCGCAAAGCAAAAAGCATCAAATGA
- the LOC122588447 gene encoding uncharacterized protein LOC122588447 codes for MVKMMKWMAWPPLPSKKYQANIVVECLHGMQNVNEGLCVEVEWRGCRKSNSKRIKSLIKSRDSVIKRDVTNEGIMLKGGDGSIVVEWNEEFVGVCEFVEFRDLWEAGFIVSNGLNQGPKRWDHVVATGSLNLAEFASLEQEKAQIDIHLSVPNSTHCSPILSVSLSLKEVKTADDMTELTGFRKIKIFKLISANRAKKGFQEEEGSYGNSSVRSEDADYPFDTDSLEGTDGNDSEDVDYADSNIKKSLSYGSLASYFNSRGSEDEDRIYYKSYNITKDADDLNVTTIDQSEKQVLKSSFFPWRKRKLNFRSPKPKGEPLLKRDLGEEGGDDIDFDRRMLTSSDDSSHGWHRSEDGSTTSRSSFSEFGDDNFVVGKWDTKEVISRDGHMKLQTQVFFASIDQRSERASGESACTSLVTIIADWFQNNRHQMPIKSELDTLIREGSFEWRNLCENEFYRKRFPDKHFDLETVLQAKTRNLVVVPEKSFIGFFQPNGLQEGIFDFLDGAMSFDAIWDEISEIGSNHSNHIDPLVYIVSWNDHFFILKVEKDAYYIIDTLGERLYEGCNQAYILKFDQDTTIQRKSNDKLDKSSFSEIKKEESMVSKGKESCKEYIKSFLAAIPLRDLQADVKKGLMAASSPLVHHRLQIEFHYTKSL; via the exons ATGGTTAAGATGATGAAATGGATGGCATGGCCACCACTTCCATCAAAAAAATATCAAGCTAATATTGTGGTTGAATGTCTTCATGGCATGCAAAATGTTAATGAAGGATTGTGTGTTGAAGTTGAGTGGAGAGGTTGTCGTAAATCGAATAGTAAACGGATTAAGTCGTTAATTAAGAGTAGGGATAGTGTGATCAAGAGGGATGTGACTAATGAAGGAATAATGTTGAAAGGTGGTGATGGATCAATAGTTGTGGAATGGAATGAAGAGTTTGTTGGTGTTTGTGAGTTTGTTGAGTTTAGAGATCTTTGGGAAGCTGGATTCATTGTGTCTAAT GGCTTAAACCAAGGACCAAAAAGATGGGATCATGTTGTTGCAACTGGATCATTGAACCTTGCTGAATTCGCTTCTCTTGAGCAAGAAAAGGCCCAAATAGATATTCACCTTTCGGTGCCTAATAGCACACATTGTAGTCCTATACTCTCT GTATCACTCAGCCTTAAAGAAGTAAAGACTGCAGATGATATGACAGAACTAACTGGTTTTAGAAAgatcaaaatatttaaattaatatcaGCTAACCGGGCCAAAAAAGGATTCCAGGAAGAAGAGGGTAGTTATGGGAACAGCTCAGTCAGAAGCGAGGATGCAGACTATCCATTTGACACAGATTCACTTGAAGGAACAGACGGAAATGATTCAGAAGACGTGGATTATGCTGATTCTAATATTAAAAAGTCTTTGAGTTATGGAAGTCTTGCTTCCTACTTTAACTCGAGGGGAAGTGAAGATGAGGATCGGATTTACTACAAAAGTTATAACATCACAAAAGATGCAGATGATTTGAATGTAACTACAATCGACCAGTCAGAAAAGCAAGTTTTGAAAAGCAGCTTCTTTCCATGGAGGAAAAGGAAGTTGAACTTTAGATCTCCAAAACCCAAAGGAGAGCCACTTCTAAAGAGGGATCTTGGAGAAGAAGGGGGTGACGATATTGACTTTGATCGTCGAATGCTGACCTCATCAGATGACTCATCACATGGG TGGCATAGAAGTGAGGATGGCTCAACCACAAGTAGATCTTCATTCTCTGAATTCGGAGATGATAACTTTGTCGTCGGTAAATGGGATACGAAAGAAGTGATAAGTAGGGATGGGCACATGAAACTCCAAACCCAAGTTTTTTTCGCTTCCATTGATCAAAGAAGTgaaagagcatctggtgaaagtgCATGCACATCATTAGTTACCATCATAGCCGATTGGTTCCAAAATAACCGCCATCAAATGCCCATCAAATCCGAGCTCGATACCCTTATTCGTGAAGGTTCATTTGAGTGGAGAAACCTTTGTGAAAACGAGTTTTACAGAAAACGCTTCCCAGATAAACATTTTGACCTTGAAACCGTCCTTCAAGCCAAGACCCGTAATCTTGTTGTAGTACCTGAAAAGTCCTTCATCGGATTCTTTCAACCAAACGGGCTTCAAGAGggcatttttgattttcttgatGGTGCTATGTCATTTGACGCAATATGGGACGAGATCAGTGAAATTGGATCAAACCACAGTAACCACATAGACCCATTGGTCTATATTGTGAGCTGGAATGACcatttctttattttaaaagtcGAAAAAGATGCATACTATATAATAGACACTCTTGGAGAGAGGCTATATGAGGGGTGTAATCAAGCATACATCTTGAAGTTTGACCAAGATACTACAATTCAACGAAAGTCAAATGACAAACTGGACAAGAGTTCATTTAGTGAAATCAAGAAAGAAGAGTCCATGGTGTCAAAAGGTAAAGAATCGTGTAAAGAGTATATTAAGAGCTTTTTAGCTGCAATCCCGTTAAGAGACTTGCAGGCGGATGTTAAGAAAGGATTGATGGCAGCATCAAGCCCTCTTGTTCATCATCGGCTACAAATCGAGTTTCATTACACAAAGAGTTTATAA
- the LOC122587302 gene encoding calcium-dependent protein kinase 1 has protein sequence MGNTCVGPNLSKNGFIQSVSAAMWRTPPEETPRTPNGESSTHSKQPESPLPVQNKPPEQMTIPKPEKKQEEQPVKPKKGPQMKRVSSAGLRTDSVLQRKTGSLKEFFTLGKKLGQGQFGTTFLCIEKATGEQYACKSIAKRKLLTEEDVEDVRREIQIMHHLAGHPNVIAIKGAYEDAIAVHVVMELCAGGELFDRIIQRGHYTERKASELTRTIVGVVETCHSLGVMHRDLKPENFLLVDKKEDALLKTIDFGLSVFFKPGETFHDVVGSPYYVAPEVLRKRYGPEADVWSAGVIVYILLSGVPPFWAETEQGIFEQVLQGDLDFSSDPWPSISEGAKDLVRKMLIRDPKRRLTAHEVLCHPWVQVDGVAPDKPLDSAVLSRMKQFSAMNKLKKMALRVIAESMSEEEIAGLKQMFQMIDTDNSGQITFDELKAGLKRVGANLKESEIYDLMQAADVDNSGTIDYGEFVAATLHLNKIEREDHLFAAFSYFDKDGSGYITADELQHACDEFGIDARLEEMLQDVDQDNDGRIDYNEFVAMMQGHTGAAPKKSLDNSFSIKFREAFKL, from the exons ATGGGGAATACTTGTGTTGGACCGAATTTATCCAAGAATGGATTTATCCAATCTGTTTCGGCTGCAATGTGGAGAACCCCACCTGAAGAAACTCCCCGGACTCCTAATGGAGAATCTTCGACTCATAGCAAACAACCAGAATCCCCATTACCTGTTCAAAACAAACCACCTGAACAAATGACTATTCCAAAACCTGAAAAGAAGCAAGAAGAACAGCCCGTGAAACCCAAAAAAGGTCCCCAAATGAAGAGGGTATCGAGTGCCGGGCTTCGTACGGATTCTGTTTTACAAAGAAAAACTGGAAGTTTGAAGGAATTTTTCACTTTGGGAAAGAAGTTAGGACAAGGGCAGTTTGGTACAACTTTTCTATGTATAGAAAAAGCTACGGGTGAACAATATGCTTGTAAATCTATTGCAAAAAGGAAGTTGTTGACTGAAGAGGATGTGGAGGATGTGAGAAGGGAGATTCAAATAATGCATCATTTGGCAGGTCATCCTAATGTTATAGCAATTAAAGGGGCTTATGAAGATGCAATAGCTGTCCATGTTGTTATGGAATTATGCGCGGGTGGTGAGCTTTTTGATAGGATTATTCAACGTGGACATTATACTGAAAGAAAGGCCTCTGAGCTTACAAGAACCATTGTTGGGGTCGTGGAGACTTGTCACTCTTTGGGCGTTATGCATAGAGATTTAAAGCCTGAAAATTTCTTGCTTGTAGATAAGAAAGAGGATGCACTTCTTAAAACTATTGATTTTGGATTATCGGTTTTCTTCAAGCCAG GTGAAACATTTCATGACGTGGTTGGCAGCCCATATTATGTTGCACCAGAAGTCTTGAGAAAACGTTATGGTCCTGAGGCAGATGTATGGAGTGCCGGTGTAATTGTTTACATCCTTTTAAGTGGAGTACCTCCATTCTGGGCTG AAACGGAGCAAGGGATATTTGAACAAGTACTGCAAGGTGATCTTGATTTCTCATCTGATCCATGGCCAAGTATTTCTGAAGGAGCAAAAGATCTTGTGAGGAAAATGCTTATTCGGGACCCAAAAAGACGATTAACTGCACATGAAGTTTTAT GCCATCCTTGGGTTCAAGTTGATGGTGTGGCTCCTGATAAGCCTCTCGACTCGGCAGTTCTAAGTCGAATGAAACAATTTTCCGCCATGAACAAGCTAAAGAAAATGGCTCTTAGG GTTATAGCAGAGAGCATGTCTGAAGAAGAAATAGCGGGGCTAAAACAAATGTTTCAGATGATTGATACTGACAACAGTGGTCAAATTACTTTTGACGAACTCAAAGCTGGACTAAAAAGAGTTGGTGCCAACCTTAAGGAGTCGGAAATCTATGATCTCATGCAAGCA GCAGATGTAGATAATAGTGGAACAATTGATTATGGGGAATTTGTTGCTGCAACTTTGCATCTGAATAAAATTGAGAGAGAAGATCATCTATTTGCGGCTTTTTCGTACTTTGATAAAGATGGAAGTGGTTATATTACTGCTGATGAGCTTCAACATGCATGTGACGAGTTTGGTATAGATGCTCGCCTTGAAGAAATGCTTCAAGATGTCGACCAAGACAAT GATGGACGCATTGACTACAATGAGTTTGTGGCCATGATGCAAGGACATACAGGTGCCGCACCAAAGAAAAGCCTAGACAATAGTTTCAGTATCAAGTTCAGAGAAGCATTTAAACTATGa